The following coding sequences are from one Candidatus Borkfalkia ceftriaxoniphila window:
- a CDS encoding Rqc2 family fibronectin-binding protein, whose translation MPQDAYTLRHVARELCAALSGGKVNKIIQPSRDEIDMLLYAGGRTQKLLLNTNASYARAALSDAARSAPAAAPNFCMLLRKHLLGGVLVSVEQIAFERILAFTFDCTGEFSRARRVLYAEIMGKYSNLILTENGVISGALKVSSVQENFKRTLFPGARYLFPEPQDKADARDIQALEALFSAFGGGDLERFLFESVGGLAYSTAALICESAHISDPAPPFDGAGAKSFAQHVHDFIFSEEVSPAIQTRDGAFVDFHARYAGGIPFDSVNAAQDAFYTDKETARDFTEKRRKLESLLNARRKKEEKKLALLVDRERECANIEKNRVFGELLTANLYALKKGAEGCELLDYTDENCPLVKIPLDKTLSPAQNAQKYYKKYNKQKRTLAAVAPQRAETESELDYIFSALSSLARAETCTDLVEIEEELKEYGLIKAEKGKKKPPKEAPFRTFSFEGFTIFAGRNNVQNDRLLKESAPEDLWFHTQKYHSSHVIVKSGRKEVPDGVKLFAAEVCAYFSDAKAGDKIPVDFCERKFVKKPSKSRAGFVVYTNFSTMLVTPDRHADRQTGAR comes from the coding sequence ATGCCCCAGGACGCCTATACCCTGCGCCACGTTGCGCGCGAACTTTGCGCCGCGCTTTCGGGCGGCAAGGTCAATAAAATCATTCAGCCCTCGCGCGACGAGATAGATATGCTTCTGTACGCGGGCGGCCGCACGCAAAAACTTTTGCTCAACACCAACGCCTCGTACGCCCGCGCCGCGCTCTCCGACGCCGCCAGAAGCGCGCCCGCCGCCGCGCCCAATTTCTGCATGCTGCTCAGAAAGCACCTTTTGGGAGGCGTGCTCGTAAGCGTGGAACAGATCGCTTTCGAACGCATTCTCGCCTTTACCTTTGACTGTACGGGCGAATTTTCCCGCGCGCGGCGCGTGCTGTACGCCGAGATCATGGGCAAATACTCCAACCTGATCCTTACCGAAAACGGCGTGATCTCGGGTGCGCTGAAAGTTTCTTCGGTCCAGGAAAATTTCAAACGCACCCTGTTCCCCGGCGCGAGATATCTCTTTCCCGAACCGCAGGACAAAGCGGACGCGCGCGATATACAGGCGCTCGAAGCGCTCTTTTCCGCGTTCGGCGGGGGCGATCTCGAGCGCTTTTTGTTCGAATCGGTGGGCGGGCTCGCCTACTCCACCGCCGCGCTCATCTGCGAATCGGCGCATATTTCCGACCCCGCGCCCCCTTTCGACGGCGCGGGCGCGAAATCGTTCGCGCAGCACGTACACGATTTTATCTTTTCCGAAGAGGTTTCACCCGCGATCCAAACGCGGGACGGCGCGTTCGTCGATTTTCACGCGCGCTATGCGGGCGGGATTCCCTTTGACAGCGTAAACGCCGCGCAGGACGCCTTTTATACGGACAAGGAAACGGCGCGCGACTTTACCGAAAAGCGCCGTAAACTGGAAAGCCTTTTGAACGCGCGGCGCAAAAAGGAAGAAAAAAAACTGGCGTTGCTCGTCGACAGGGAAAGAGAATGCGCCAATATCGAGAAAAACCGCGTGTTCGGAGAACTTCTGACCGCCAATCTGTACGCTTTGAAAAAAGGCGCTGAGGGCTGCGAACTTTTAGACTACACCGACGAAAACTGTCCGCTCGTGAAAATACCGCTCGACAAGACGCTCTCGCCCGCGCAGAACGCGCAGAAATATTATAAGAAATACAACAAACAGAAACGCACGCTCGCAGCCGTGGCTCCGCAACGCGCGGAAACGGAGAGCGAACTGGATTACATTTTCAGCGCCCTTTCCTCCCTCGCCCGCGCGGAAACGTGCACCGACCTTGTGGAGATCGAGGAAGAACTGAAAGAATACGGGCTGATCAAAGCGGAAAAAGGCAAAAAAAAGCCCCCCAAGGAGGCGCCCTTCCGCACTTTCTCGTTCGAAGGGTTTACGATCTTCGCGGGGCGCAACAACGTGCAGAACGACCGCCTTTTGAAAGAATCCGCGCCCGAAGATCTCTGGTTCCACACCCAGAAATACCACAGTTCGCACGTCATCGTCAAGAGCGGGCGGAAAGAAGTGCCCGACGGCGTGAAACTGTTCGCCGCCGAGGTATGCGCGTATTTTTCCGACGCCAAGGCGGGCGATAAGATCCCCGTGGACTTTTGCGAGCGC